In the bacterium genome, one interval contains:
- a CDS encoding bifunctional transaldolase/phosoglucose isomerase produces MATKSTRRPAPLKELKQIGQSLWLDNIRRQLITSGELARLRDEGLTGVTSNPTIFEKAVSGSSDYDEAMVRLVNAKRTPAEMLWELMVEDIQAAADVFRPVYDRTKGQDGFVSIEVSPTVAASTRRTIAFAEDLRERCRRPNVMVKIPATKEGLLAIYDQVSKGHNINITLIFAVERYAEVVEAYLSGLEKWHERGGDLRKVASVASFFVSRVDTKVDKLLAEKVQLSTDPAQKRALERLYGKAAIANSKRAYERYQQLFSGPRWDRLRKAGAQTQRCLWASTSTKDPRYPDTYYVEELIGSHTVDTIPPATLAAFREHGEVRRSLDENVELAKRQLKQLADAGVDLDQVTRELEVEGVEAFTKSFETLLATLAKASKDIRAGKGPRQWHSLGELQPAVDAQLGKLQKEEAARRLWAKDSTLWSADPKKREEIRDRLGWLNVAEKMLEHGAEFRDLAKHGRTYSDVVLLGMGGSSLCPDVLRHTFGAVKGHPQLHVLDTTDPATILGVRSKIRIQDTLFVVASKSGETTETLSHFAYFWDQVNINGRAGMAGRHFAAITDPGTSLEKLAKDHGFRWIFPNPPDIGGRYSALSYFGLVPGSLMGVDVTQMLERAMEMASSCADSVPVNINPGVWLGAVLGRLAAGGRNKLTLIASPKVATFGYWVEQLIAESTGKQGKGIVPVEGEPLGKPAVYGDDRVFVHIRMDSDPVNRAVQALEKAGQPVVTLTLRDKLDLGGEFLRWEVATAIAGSILGIDPFDQPNVQESKDNTKKVLAKFKSSGKLPAAESVPAAESLAGLQALLARAKPGAYFAIMAYTARTPGSESAIAAIRSAVRDRMRIATTAGYGPRFLHSTGQLHKGGPKTGLFLQIVQDDTRDVAIPGQPFSFSVLKQSQSLGDLQSLSSRRLPVLRVTLGRQPAAGWRALATAVKSAIK; encoded by the coding sequence ATGGCGACCAAAAGCACACGCCGACCGGCTCCGCTCAAGGAGCTTAAGCAGATCGGCCAGTCCCTATGGCTCGACAACATCCGCCGTCAGCTCATCACCTCCGGCGAGCTGGCCCGGCTGCGCGACGAGGGCCTGACCGGCGTCACGTCCAACCCGACCATCTTCGAGAAGGCGGTCAGCGGCTCGAGCGACTACGACGAGGCGATGGTCCGGCTGGTGAACGCCAAACGAACACCGGCCGAGATGCTCTGGGAGTTGATGGTCGAGGACATCCAGGCCGCGGCCGACGTGTTCCGGCCGGTCTACGACAGGACCAAGGGCCAGGATGGATTCGTCAGCATCGAGGTGTCGCCGACCGTCGCCGCGAGCACCAGGCGGACGATCGCGTTCGCCGAGGACCTCCGCGAGCGCTGCCGCCGGCCGAACGTGATGGTCAAGATCCCCGCCACCAAAGAGGGGCTGCTGGCCATCTACGACCAGGTCTCCAAGGGCCACAACATCAACATCACGCTGATCTTCGCCGTCGAGCGCTACGCCGAGGTCGTCGAGGCGTACCTGTCGGGCCTGGAGAAATGGCACGAGCGGGGCGGGGACCTGCGCAAGGTCGCCAGCGTCGCGAGCTTCTTCGTCAGCCGCGTCGACACCAAGGTCGACAAGCTCCTGGCGGAGAAGGTCCAGCTGAGCACGGACCCGGCCCAGAAGCGCGCTCTCGAGCGGCTGTACGGCAAGGCGGCCATCGCCAACTCGAAAAGGGCGTACGAGCGCTACCAGCAGCTGTTCAGCGGCCCGCGCTGGGACAGGCTGCGCAAGGCCGGGGCCCAGACGCAGCGGTGCCTGTGGGCCAGCACTTCGACCAAGGACCCGCGCTACCCCGACACCTACTACGTCGAGGAGCTGATCGGCTCGCACACCGTCGACACCATTCCCCCGGCCACGCTGGCCGCGTTCCGGGAGCACGGCGAGGTCCGGCGCAGCCTGGACGAGAACGTGGAGCTCGCCAAGCGCCAGCTGAAGCAGCTGGCGGACGCCGGGGTGGACCTCGACCAGGTCACGCGCGAGCTCGAGGTCGAGGGCGTCGAGGCGTTCACGAAGTCGTTCGAGACCCTGCTCGCGACGCTCGCCAAGGCTTCGAAGGACATCAGGGCGGGGAAAGGGCCGCGGCAGTGGCACAGCCTGGGCGAGCTGCAGCCGGCCGTCGATGCGCAGCTCGGCAAGCTGCAGAAGGAAGAGGCGGCGCGCCGTCTGTGGGCCAAGGACTCGACGCTTTGGAGCGCCGACCCTAAGAAGCGCGAGGAGATCCGCGACCGCCTCGGCTGGCTGAACGTCGCCGAGAAGATGCTCGAGCACGGAGCGGAGTTCCGCGACCTGGCGAAGCACGGCCGCACGTACTCCGACGTCGTGCTGCTGGGCATGGGCGGCTCGAGCCTGTGCCCGGACGTGCTGCGGCACACGTTCGGCGCCGTCAAGGGCCATCCCCAGCTGCACGTGCTGGACACCACCGACCCGGCGACGATCCTGGGCGTCCGATCGAAGATCAGAATCCAGGACACGCTCTTCGTCGTCGCGTCGAAATCCGGCGAGACGACCGAGACGCTCTCGCACTTCGCCTACTTCTGGGACCAGGTCAACATCAACGGGCGCGCGGGCATGGCCGGGCGGCACTTCGCCGCCATCACCGACCCCGGCACGTCGCTCGAGAAGCTCGCCAAGGACCACGGGTTCCGCTGGATCTTTCCCAACCCCCCGGACATCGGCGGCCGCTACTCGGCGCTGAGCTACTTCGGCCTCGTGCCCGGGTCGCTCATGGGCGTCGATGTCACGCAGATGCTCGAGCGGGCGATGGAGATGGCGAGCTCGTGCGCCGACTCGGTGCCGGTCAACATCAATCCCGGCGTGTGGCTGGGTGCGGTCCTGGGCCGGCTCGCTGCCGGCGGCCGCAACAAGCTCACGCTCATCGCCTCGCCGAAGGTCGCGACGTTCGGCTACTGGGTCGAGCAGCTCATCGCCGAGAGCACGGGCAAGCAGGGCAAGGGGATCGTGCCCGTCGAGGGCGAGCCCCTGGGCAAGCCCGCGGTCTACGGCGACGACCGCGTGTTCGTCCACATCCGGATGGATTCCGACCCGGTCAACCGCGCCGTGCAGGCGCTGGAGAAGGCGGGCCAGCCGGTGGTGACGCTGACGTTGCGGGACAAGCTCGACCTGGGTGGCGAGTTCCTCCGCTGGGAGGTGGCGACCGCCATCGCGGGCTCGATTCTCGGCATCGACCCGTTCGACCAGCCCAACGTGCAGGAGTCCAAGGACAACACGAAGAAGGTCCTGGCGAAGTTCAAGAGCAGCGGCAAGCTGCCGGCGGCGGAGTCGGTGCCCGCGGCCGAGTCGCTCGCCGGGCTCCAAGCGCTGCTGGCGCGCGCCAAGCCGGGCGCCTACTTCGCGATCATGGCCTACACGGCGCGCACGCCGGGATCCGAGTCGGCGATCGCCGCCATCCGCTCGGCGGTGCGTGACCGCATGCGCATCGCGACCACGGCGGGATACGGGCCGCGATTCCTGCACTCGACCGGCCAGCTGCACAAAGGCGGTCCGAAGACCGGCCTGTTCCTGCAGATCGTCCAGGACGACACGCGCGACGTGGCCATCCCAGGCCAGCCGTTCAGCTTCTCCGTGCTCAAGCAGTCGCAGTCGCTGGGCGACCTGCAGTCGCTAAGCTCGCGCCGCCTGCCCGTGCTGCGCGTGACGCTCGGGCGCCAGCCGGCGGCAGGCTGGCGGGCGCTGGCGACCGCGGTCAAATCAGCGATCAAGTAG
- a CDS encoding transketolase: MTVTESLTTTDLEFARQLGQQLRVDSIRCSTAAGSGHPTSSMSAADLIAVLIARYLQYDWSKPKDPNNDHLIYSKGHASPLCYAMFKAVGAVSDAELMTYREFGSRLQGHPTPAIPWVDVATGSLGQGLPIAVGVALAGMYLDKLPFHVWTLCGDSELAEGSIWEALDKAGHYQLSNLTAIFDINRLGQRGETEFGWNLDAYRRRVEAFGCFPIVIDGHDVTAIDRAFGQVLSATGKPTVIIAKTVKGKGFPEIENKDGWHGKALPPEMAERAIKALGGLRHLKVKTSRPERTARASKNADPPPVTLPVYGKEAKVATRKAYGDALLALAAIPDVVAMDAEVSNSTHADEFGKAHPERFFEMWISEQQLVATAVGMSVRGYRPFASTFAAFFSRAYDFIRMAGISQANLRLVGSHAGVEIGQDGPSQMALEDLAAMRAVHGSTVLYPCDPNQAAKLTRLMADTPGVVYMRTTRGAYPTLYGPADSFRVGGAKVLRQSAKDKVALIGAGVTLHACLAAAEALAAKKIPARVIDLYSVKPVDLKTLREAARVTKGRFVIVEDHYPEGGLGAAVMEAMAADAPPRVAHLAVRGLPTSGKPDELINAAGISSRHIVAAATKLLQAK; the protein is encoded by the coding sequence ATGACGGTAACCGAATCCTTAACGACCACCGATCTCGAGTTCGCTCGCCAGTTGGGTCAGCAGCTGCGGGTCGACTCCATCCGATGCAGCACGGCGGCGGGATCGGGGCATCCGACGTCCTCCATGTCGGCGGCGGACCTGATCGCCGTCCTGATCGCCCGCTACCTGCAGTACGACTGGTCCAAGCCGAAGGACCCCAACAACGACCACCTCATCTACTCCAAGGGCCACGCCTCGCCGCTCTGCTACGCGATGTTCAAGGCTGTCGGCGCCGTCAGCGACGCCGAGCTGATGACGTATCGAGAGTTCGGCTCTCGCCTGCAGGGCCACCCGACGCCGGCCATCCCGTGGGTGGACGTGGCGACGGGCTCCCTCGGCCAGGGACTGCCGATCGCGGTCGGGGTCGCGCTGGCCGGCATGTACCTCGACAAGCTCCCGTTCCACGTCTGGACCCTGTGCGGGGACTCGGAGCTCGCCGAGGGCTCGATCTGGGAGGCGCTGGACAAGGCCGGCCACTACCAGCTGTCCAACCTGACCGCGATCTTCGACATCAACCGGCTCGGCCAGCGCGGCGAGACCGAGTTCGGCTGGAACCTCGACGCCTACCGGCGCCGGGTGGAGGCGTTCGGCTGCTTCCCGATCGTGATCGACGGCCACGACGTGACCGCCATCGACCGCGCCTTCGGCCAGGTGCTCTCGGCCACCGGTAAACCGACCGTGATCATCGCCAAGACGGTCAAGGGCAAGGGCTTCCCGGAGATCGAGAACAAGGACGGATGGCACGGCAAGGCCCTGCCGCCCGAGATGGCGGAGCGGGCGATCAAGGCACTCGGCGGCCTGCGGCACCTCAAGGTCAAGACCAGCCGGCCGGAGCGGACAGCGCGCGCCTCCAAGAACGCCGATCCCCCGCCCGTCACCCTGCCCGTCTACGGGAAGGAGGCCAAGGTCGCCACGCGCAAGGCATACGGAGACGCGCTGCTGGCGCTGGCCGCCATTCCGGACGTCGTCGCGATGGACGCCGAGGTGTCCAACTCGACGCACGCGGACGAGTTTGGCAAGGCCCACCCGGAACGGTTCTTCGAGATGTGGATCTCGGAGCAGCAGCTCGTCGCCACGGCGGTGGGCATGAGCGTGCGGGGCTACCGTCCGTTCGCCTCCACCTTCGCCGCGTTTTTCAGCCGCGCCTACGACTTCATCCGCATGGCGGGCATCTCGCAGGCCAACCTCCGGCTGGTCGGCTCGCACGCCGGGGTCGAGATCGGACAGGACGGGCCGTCGCAGATGGCGCTCGAAGACCTGGCCGCGATGCGCGCGGTCCACGGCTCGACGGTGCTCTACCCGTGCGATCCCAACCAGGCGGCGAAGCTCACGCGGCTGATGGCGGACACGCCGGGCGTCGTGTACATGCGCACGACCCGCGGCGCCTATCCGACCCTGTACGGACCGGCCGACAGCTTCCGCGTGGGGGGTGCGAAGGTGCTGCGCCAGAGCGCCAAGGACAAGGTCGCGCTCATCGGCGCCGGCGTCACCCTGCACGCCTGCCTCGCCGCCGCCGAGGCTCTGGCGGCGAAGAAGATCCCGGCCCGCGTCATCGACCTGTACTCGGTGAAGCCGGTCGACCTCAAGACGCTGCGCGAGGCGGCGCGCGTGACCAAGGGCAGGTTCGTGATCGTCGAGGACCACTACCCGGAGGGCGGGCTGGGGGCGGCGGTGATGGAGGCGATGGCGGCCGACGCCCCGCCGCGCGTCGCGCACCTGGCGGTGAGGGGGCTCCCGACCTCGGGCAAGCCCGATGAGCTGATCAACGCGGCCGGCATCTCGAGCCGGCACATCGTGGCGGCGGCGACCAAGCTGCTGCAGGCGAAGTAG